In a single window of the Elaeis guineensis isolate ETL-2024a chromosome 6, EG11, whole genome shotgun sequence genome:
- the LOC105047735 gene encoding coatomer subunit beta'-1, giving the protein MPLRLEIKRKLAQRSERVKSVDLHPTEPWILASLYSGSVNIWDYQAQAMVNSFELTASAVRSAKFIARKQWFVAGADDMFIRVYNYNTMDKVKVFEAHTDFIRCVAVHPTLPYVLSSSDDMLIKLWDWEKGWMCTQIFEGHSHFVMQVTFNPKDTNTFASASLDRTIKIWNLGSPDPNFTLDAHSKGVNCVDYFTGGDRPYLITGSDDHTAKVWDYQTKSCVQTLEAHTDNVSAVCFHPELPIIITGSEDGTVRIWHATTYRLENTLNYGLERVWAVGYMKGSRRVVIGYDEGTVMIKIGREVPVASMDNSGKIIWAKHNEIQTVNIKTVGADFEVTDGERLPLAVKELGSCDLYPQSLKHNPNGRFVVVCGEGEYIIYTALAWRNRSFGSALEFVWSSDGEYAVRESTSRIKIFSKNFQERKSIRPTFSAERIFGGTLLAICSNDFICFYDWAECRLIRRIDVNVKNLYWADSGDLVSIASDTSFYILKYNRDMVFSCLESGKAVDEQGVEDAFELLHEINERVRTGLWVGDCFIYNNSSWRLNYCVGGEVTTMFHLDRPMYLLGYLASQSRVYLIDKEFNVMGYTLLLSLIEYKTLVMRGDLEHANEILLSIPKEHHNSVAHFLESRGMLEDALEVATDPNYKFDLAIQLGRLEVAKAIALEVQSESKWKQLGQLAMSTGKLELAEECLSHAMDLSGLLLLYSALGDANGITKLASLAKEQGKNNVSFLCLFLLGRLEDCLQLLLESNRFPEAALMARSYLPSKVSEIVAIWKNDLNKVNQKAAESLADPEDYPNLFEDWQVALTIESNLAYHRGNYPPAREYLSYAEKSNINLVEAFKSMRVDEENLPLANGDSGHEVVDENIEEDGQVEAVEADADDSTDSAILINGNEGDEEPVTNIERTPSA; this is encoded by the exons ATG CCTCTCAGACTAGAAATCAAG AGGAAGCTCGCTCAAAGGTCAGAAAGAGTAAAATCTGTGGATCTGCATCCAACAGAGCCATG GATTCTCGCAAGTCTTTACTCTGGAAGTGTCAACATCTGGGACTACCAAGCACAG GCTATGGTGAATTCTTTTGAGTTGACCGCatcagctg TGCGATCAGCAAAATTTATAGCACGCAAACAGTGGTTTGTTGCTGGAGCAGATGATATGTTCATACGGGTGTACAATTATAATACAATGGACAAGGTCAAAGTTTTTGAAGCGCACACAGATTTCATTAGGTGTGTGGCTGTCCACCCAACACTTCCATATGTGCTGTCATCATCCGACGACATGTTGATAAAGCTTTGGGACTGGGAGAAAGGTTGGATGTGTACTCAGATTTTTGAGGGACATTCTCATTTTGTGATGCAAGTCACTTTTAATCCAAAAGATACCAATACTTTCGCAAGTGCTTCCCTTGATCGCACGATAAAG ATCTGGAATCTTGGTTCTCCAGACCCAAATTTTACATTAGATGCTCACTCCAAGGGAGTAAATTGTGTTGACTACTTTACTGGTGGTGATAGGCCTTATCTAATTACTGGTTCCGATGACCATACTGCAAAG GTCTGGGATTACCAAACCAAGAGTTGTGTTCAAACACTGGAAGCCCATACAGACAATGTTTCAGCTGTCTGTTTTCACCCTGAGCTCCCAATAATAATAACAGGTTCTGAAGATGGAACTGTTAGGATATGGCATGCGACTACATATCG CCTTGAGAACACACTAAATTATGGTCTTGAACGAGTTTGGGCAGTGGGATACATGAAAGGATCAAGGAG GGTTGTTATTGGTTACGATGAAGGAACAGTAATGATAAAAATTGGCCGTGAAGTACCAGTTGCTAGTATGGACAACAGTGGGAAAATCATATGGGCAAAGCATAATGAAATTCAAACTGTAAACATAAAAACAGTTGGTGCAGACTTTGAG GTGACAGATGGTGAAAGATTGCCTTTAGCGGTGAAGGAGTTGGGGAGTTGTGATCTTTACCCACAA agCCTTAAGCACAATCCCAATGGAAGATTTGTTGTTGTCTGTGGAGAAGGAGAATACATTATATATACTGCTTTGGCATGGAGAAATAGATCATTTGGCTCTGCCTTGGAATTTGTCTGGTCATCTGATGGAGAGTATGCAGTTAGGGAAAGCACTTCAAGAATTAAGATATTCAGCAAGAACTTTCAG GAAAGGAAAAGTATACGCCCTACCTTCTCAGCAGAACGTATTTTTGGGGGAACTCTACTGGCTATATGCTCCAATGATTTTATTTGCTTTTATGACTGGGCTGAATGCAGATTAATTCGGAGGATTGATGTGAATGTCAAA AATCTTTATTGGGCTGATAGCGGTGACCTAGTTTCTATTGCTAGTGATACATCATTTTACATCCTGAAGTACAAT AGAGACATGGTGTTTTCTTGTCTGGAGAGTGGAAAGGCAGTGGATGAGCAAGGTGTCGAGGATGCATTTGAGCTTCTTCATGAAATAAATGAGCGGGTCCGGACAGGACTGTGGGTTGGAGATTGTTTCATCTACAATAATTCATCTTGGAGATTAAACTATTGTGTTGGTGGAGAG GTCACCACGATGTTCCACCTGGACCGGCCTATGTACTTGCTCGGATATCTTGCTAGTCAAAGTCGGGTGTATCTTATTGACAAGGAGTTCAA CGTCATGGGGTACACCTTACTCCTCAGTTTGATTGAGTATAAGACACTTGTGATGCGTGGGGACTTGGAGCATGCAAATGAAATTTTACTATCAATTCCCAAGGAACATCATAATAG TGTTGCTCATTTCTTGGAGTCCCGCGGCATGCTAGAGGATGCTTTGGAAGTAGCTACCGATCCAAATTACAAATTTGATCTGGCTATTCAGCTTGGGAGGTTAGAGGTTGCGAAG GCAATAGCGCTTGAAGTGCAAAGTGAATCTAAATGGAAACAGTTGGGACAATTAGCTATGTCTACTGGAAAG TTAGAGCTGGCTGAGGAATGTTTGTCACATGCAATGGATTTGAGTGGATTATTGCTTCTTTACTCTGCTCTTGGTGATGCCAATGGAATAACTAAACTTGCATCTCTTGCTAAAGAGCAAGGAAAGAACAATGTTTCGTTCCTTTGTCTCTTTTTGCTAGGCAGATTGGAAGACTGCCTTCAGCTATTGCTGGAGAG CAATCGTTTTCCTGAAGCAGCATTAATGGCAAGGTCCTACCTGCCAAGCAAAGTCTCTGAGATTGTTGCAATTTGGAAAAATGATTTGAACAAG GTCAATCAGAAAGCTGCTGAGTCTTTGGCTGATCCTGAAGACTACCCAAACCTATTTGAGGACTGGCAGGTTGCTCTTACCATCGAGTCTAACCTTGCTTATCACAG GGGGAATTATCCTCCTGCTAGGGAATATCTAAGCTATGCTGAAAAGTCAAATATCAATCTTGTGGAAGCATTCAAAAGCATGCGAGTCGATGAAGAGAATTTGCCACTCGCAAATGGTGATTCTGGCCATGAG GTGGTGGATGAGAATATAGAAGAGGATGGCCAAGTAGAAGCTGTCGAAGCTGATGCTGATGATTCTACAGATAGTGCAATCCTCATCAATGGGAATGAGGGTGACGAAGAGCCGGTTACAAACATTGAACGAACTCCATCAGCCTAA